The following DNA comes from Amycolatopsis solani.
CGCGGTGGCCGTGCTGGCGGCCGGGCTGATCATCGGCACGACCAGCGACAGCGCGGCCACGGATCACACCCGTGCGGCGGCACCCCCGCCGTTGCCCGCGGCCCCGGACAAGGTGCCGGGCTCGCTGGCGGAGCTGTGGAGCGCCCGCAGCGGCGCGACCCCGGTCCCGGTGGTGGCCGGCGACGCGGTGGCCACGGCGGACGGCGGCGAGGTCGCCGCCCGCGACCCGCTCACCGGCCAGATCCGCTGGCACTACGCGCGTGACCTGCCGCTCTGCACGCTGAACGAGACGTGGGGGCGACTGAACGCCGTCTACCACAAGACGGAGAACTGCAGCGAAGTCACGCAGCTGGACCCGGGCACGGGCCGGATCACCGCGCAGCGCAACGGCAACGCGGAGCTGGGCACGCAGCTGGTCAGCGACGGTTCGCACGTGACGGCGACGGGCAAGAAGCTCCTCGACACCTGGCGCGACGACCTGGTGAAGAGCGCCGAGTACGGCCAGGTCCCGGCGCTGGTCAACGCGGGCAAGCAGCCTCGCACGGGCTGCACGTACGGCACAGTGGCAGCGGCGTCGGGCAAGATCGGCGTGATCGAGCGCTGCCCCGGCGACCCGGCCGACCGCCTGACGGTCTACAAGGCGGCCCCGGAGAAGGACGACGAACCCCAGGTCAGCTTCAGTTCGGTGCTGGCGGGCAAGCGCGCCCGCGT
Coding sequences within:
- a CDS encoding Rv3212 family protein, whose product is MSEDEKAPESAPEEVTPAEEPAPEYGSEDVLEDVPAAEPVPRVKARRSPWNRGRDRVLAAAIAVAVLAAGLIIGTTSDSAATDHTRAAAPPPLPAAPDKVPGSLAELWSARSGATPVPVVAGDAVATADGGEVAARDPLTGQIRWHYARDLPLCTLNETWGRLNAVYHKTENCSEVTQLDPGTGRITAQRNGNAELGTQLVSDGSHVTATGKKLLDTWRDDLVKSAEYGQVPALVNAGKQPRTGCTYGTVAAASGKIGVIERCPGDPADRLTVYKAAPEKDDEPQVSFSSVLAGKRARVIAMSGELTAVVLPDQKLLVTYNGDGTQRAAYPLDVPPSDLAQDPPSGVEATTQTAANVYWFSGSKTLALSRDDLSPRWTLSSAMGPGITFANQLVVPIKGGLAVLNENDGSTIRTVGVDRRGYSGAVRLGAAGPVLLEERGETLTALK